In Acidiphilium acidophilum, one genomic interval encodes:
- a CDS encoding ABC transporter ATP-binding protein, with protein sequence MIASELPLEQQSALRFILGAARRRLWSHIVVLLSVMVAVSCSIGSQYAVKFMVNVLAAHRVDEVWLAFGLLAGLIAADNLAWRVGGWVAARAFVVVTGDIRRRLFNHMLGHSHGYFAERRPGMLAGRISATGNAVFRIESLTFWNVLPPLFAVFGAMLLLISVNTVMGLAVVVVALVLGIILKRMAEGGEDLHKDYAVKAASVDGELVDVINNVGVVRAFGALRRERRRFAGRVGNEMSARQESLRYLEKLRIFHAVCTAGLTSALLAWTLHLWVIGKVSPGDVVLVTTLGFTVLHGTRDLAVALVEMVQDFARLTDALKALLVPHDMVDDPDAPPLEVRRGAISFRHIEFAYPDSDVLLRDFSLDIQPGEKIGLVGRSGSGKTTLLALLQRQFDVPEGQILIDGEDISTRTQASLAGAIAVVSQDVQLFHRSVMDNIRYGKPSATDSEVRAAAEAAECMDFIRKLPDRFDTMVGERGMKLSGGQRQRIAIARAFLCDSPILLLDEATSALDSESEKSVQEALARLSHGRTVIAVAHRLSTVKDFDRIVVMDGGRILDEGAPDALAARPGPYRDLLAHQGMQIA encoded by the coding sequence ATGATCGCGAGCGAGCTTCCGCTCGAACAGCAGAGCGCGCTCCGCTTCATTCTCGGCGCGGCACGGCGGCGGCTTTGGTCGCATATCGTGGTGCTGCTATCGGTGATGGTGGCGGTGAGCTGCTCGATCGGTTCGCAATATGCCGTCAAATTCATGGTCAATGTGCTGGCGGCGCACCGGGTCGATGAGGTCTGGCTGGCGTTCGGGTTGCTCGCCGGGTTGATCGCGGCGGATAATCTTGCCTGGCGGGTCGGCGGCTGGGTTGCTGCCCGGGCCTTCGTGGTGGTGACGGGGGATATCAGGCGGCGGCTGTTCAACCATATGCTCGGCCATTCCCACGGTTATTTCGCGGAACGCCGGCCGGGAATGCTGGCGGGGCGGATTTCCGCGACCGGGAATGCGGTGTTCCGGATCGAGAGCCTGACCTTCTGGAACGTGCTGCCGCCCCTGTTCGCGGTGTTCGGCGCGATGCTGCTGCTGATTTCGGTCAATACCGTGATGGGTCTGGCCGTGGTGGTGGTGGCGCTTGTGCTCGGCATCATTCTGAAGCGGATGGCCGAAGGTGGCGAGGACCTGCACAAGGATTATGCGGTGAAGGCCGCTTCGGTCGATGGCGAACTGGTCGACGTGATCAATAATGTCGGCGTGGTCCGCGCCTTCGGTGCGCTGCGGCGCGAGCGGCGGCGGTTTGCCGGGCGGGTCGGCAACGAGATGAGCGCGCGGCAGGAGAGTTTGCGCTACCTCGAAAAACTCAGGATTTTTCATGCGGTGTGCACCGCCGGGCTGACTTCGGCGTTGCTCGCCTGGACGCTGCATCTGTGGGTGATCGGCAAGGTTTCGCCGGGCGATGTCGTGCTGGTGACCACGCTGGGGTTCACCGTGCTGCACGGCACCCGCGACCTCGCGGTGGCACTGGTCGAAATGGTGCAGGATTTCGCGCGGCTGACCGATGCGCTGAAGGCCCTGCTGGTGCCGCACGATATGGTGGACGACCCCGATGCGCCGCCGCTCGAAGTGCGACGCGGGGCGATCAGTTTCCGGCATATCGAGTTCGCCTATCCGGACAGCGATGTGCTGCTCCGCGATTTTTCGCTCGATATCCAGCCGGGGGAAAAGATCGGTCTGGTCGGGCGTTCGGGGTCGGGCAAGACCACCCTGCTTGCGTTGCTGCAGCGCCAGTTCGACGTGCCGGAAGGCCAGATTTTGATCGATGGCGAGGATATCTCGACGCGGACCCAGGCTAGTCTGGCGGGGGCGATTGCCGTGGTGTCGCAGGATGTTCAACTGTTTCATCGTTCGGTGATGGACAATATCCGCTACGGCAAACCCAGCGCCACCGATTCCGAAGTGCGGGCGGCGGCGGAGGCGGCGGAGTGCATGGATTTCATCCGCAAGCTGCCGGACCGGTTCGATACCATGGTGGGTGAGCGGGGGATGAAATTATCCGGCGGTCAGCGCCAGCGGATCGCGATTGCGCGGGCTTTTTTGTGCGATTCACCGATTTTGCTGCTCGATGAGGCTACCTCGGCGCTCGATTCGGAATCGGAGAAATCGGTGCAGGAGGCGCTGGCCCGGCTATCGCACGGGCGCACGGTGATCGCGGTGGCGCACCGGCTTTCGACGGTGAAGGATTTCGACCGGATCGTGGTGATGGATGGCGGGCGAATCCTCGACGAAGGGGCGCCCGATGCGCTGGCCGCACGGCCCGGGCCGTATCGGGACCTGCTGGCGCATCAGGGCATGCAAATCGCGTGA
- a CDS encoding M3 family oligoendopeptidase, with translation MDIETPIRFSDITAATPTRETLERDYAAINALFDDGDIAEAAARFDRLRREIGTWGALVELRFQQNTDDAEAKAALDYRDELLPTAQNHETGLKQRMLAHDDRTAIVNAAGAHAVALWELDVGTFRPEIEADLEREAKLSARYTELTASAQIQIDGRIVNYEGMAPYREHLDRALRHEAERKIDGFFGDNAAELDQIYDDLVKLRHGMARKLGYDNFIALGYKRMRRLDYGPDDVARYRDAIAAHVTPLVARLMEQRRETFGWDKVFVWDERIVDPLGNPTPLGGHDELVAAGQAMYDRMDPEIARFYEAMNQGGFLDLKNRPAKGNGGFCTSFDTVGMPFIFANFVGTSGDIDVLTHEMGHAFQYFSSRALPSVDYVWPGSETAEIHSMSFELLTYPHAGLLVGEAAAERYRRMHLVSVLQTLPRIACLDHFQHEIYAKPEMTPAERRATWRRLEHHYMPWRDYGDLANGADGGWWQEVLHLYLVPFYMIDYALAQCCALQFWTRSRKNYAVALEDYIALCRRGGSAPFLELVRSAGLISPFEPGALEDSVAEVSRSLLSS, from the coding sequence ATGGACATCGAAACCCCGATCCGATTTTCGGATATCACTGCAGCCACCCCCACGAGGGAGACGCTGGAACGCGATTACGCCGCGATCAACGCGCTGTTCGACGATGGCGATATCGCCGAGGCGGCGGCGCGGTTCGACCGGTTGCGCCGCGAGATCGGCACGTGGGGCGCGCTGGTCGAATTGCGGTTTCAGCAAAATACCGATGATGCTGAAGCGAAGGCGGCGCTCGATTATCGGGATGAATTGCTGCCCACGGCTCAGAATCATGAGACTGGCTTGAAGCAGCGCATGCTCGCTCATGATGACCGCACCGCGATCGTGAATGCGGCGGGGGCTCATGCCGTCGCGTTATGGGAACTCGATGTCGGGACATTTCGCCCCGAGATCGAGGCCGATCTGGAGCGGGAGGCCAAGCTTTCGGCGCGGTATACCGAACTGACGGCGTCGGCGCAGATCCAGATCGATGGCCGGATCGTGAATTACGAGGGGATGGCGCCTTATCGGGAACATCTCGATCGGGCGCTGCGGCATGAGGCGGAACGGAAGATTGATGGGTTCTTCGGGGATAATGCCGCGGAGCTTGATCAGATTTATGACGATCTGGTGAAATTGCGCCATGGTATGGCGCGCAAGCTCGGCTACGATAATTTCATTGCACTTGGCTACAAGCGGATGCGCCGGCTGGATTACGGACCCGATGATGTCGCGCGGTATCGCGACGCGATTGCGGCGCATGTGACACCGCTGGTCGCGCGGCTGATGGAACAGCGGCGCGAAACCTTCGGGTGGGACAAGGTGTTCGTCTGGGATGAACGGATCGTCGATCCGCTCGGCAACCCGACGCCGCTGGGCGGGCATGATGAGTTGGTTGCGGCCGGTCAGGCGATGTATGACCGGATGGACCCGGAAATCGCCCGGTTTTATGAGGCGATGAACCAGGGTGGGTTTCTCGACCTGAAGAACCGGCCCGCCAAGGGCAACGGCGGGTTCTGCACCAGTTTCGATACGGTCGGCATGCCGTTCATTTTTGCCAATTTCGTCGGGACCAGCGGTGATATCGACGTGCTGACGCACGAGATGGGCCATGCGTTTCAGTATTTTTCCAGCCGGGCTCTGCCCAGCGTCGATTATGTCTGGCCGGGGAGTGAGACGGCCGAGATTCACTCGATGAGTTTCGAGCTACTGACGTACCCCCATGCCGGTCTGTTGGTAGGCGAGGCCGCGGCGGAGCGTTATCGGCGGATGCACTTGGTCAGTGTTTTGCAGACCCTGCCGCGGATCGCATGCCTCGATCACTTCCAGCACGAAATCTACGCCAAGCCCGAGATGACCCCGGCGGAACGTCGCGCAACATGGCGGCGGCTCGAACATCATTACATGCCGTGGCGCGATTACGGCGATCTGGCCAATGGTGCGGATGGTGGGTGGTGGCAGGAGGTGCTGCATTTATATCTGGTGCCGTTCTACATGATCGATTATGCGCTGGCGCAGTGCTGCGCTCTGCAGTTCTGGACACGGTCGCGCAAGAATTACGCGGTGGCGCTTGAGGATTACATCGCGCTGTGCCGCCGTGGTGGGTCGGCGCCGTTTCTGGAACTGGTGAGGTCGGCGGGGCTGATCTCGCCGTTCGAGCCCGGTGCGCTTGAAGACTCGGTTGCCGAAGTATCGCGGAGTCTTCTGTCCTCGTAG